DNA from Myxococcaceae bacterium JPH2:
AGCAGCCCTCCAGCGCGGGGTTGTGCAGGTCCACCGCGAGCAGTCGCTCGAAGCGCCCGCGCGCCATCAGGTCGGCCACGAGTCGTCCTCCCAGGGCCTCGCCGGGTCTGCCGCGCCGGTCCTGTCGCGCATAGCCCACGTAGGGCACCACGGCCTCCATGCGTGCGGCCCCCGCGCGCCAGCACGCATCGGCGAGCAGCAGCAGCTCCAGCAGGTGCTCTCCCACCGGCGCAGAGGCGGACTGCACCAGCACCACCGCGCGCCCGCGCACCGTGTCGGCGGGCACCTCCACGTGCATCTCTCCGTCGGGGAATCGCTCCAACTTGCACGCGGCTGGCGCGACGCCGAGCGCTTGGGCGAGCGCTCGACCGAGGTGGGGACTGGCGCTGCCAATGACGAGGACGGGGTCCATGGGCCCGTACCCTAGCGCGCCTTTCCCCCGTTGCTTCCACCGGTCCCGCCCTCCTCGCGAGCACCCCGACGGGAGAGGCCCCGCTCGCGCCTCCGCCGCCAGTCGCCGCCACCGTGCTTTTCCTTGGGGAAGCGATGGAGGTGGGAACCGATGCGCTTTCGGGACCGAGCGGACGCGGGCAGGCGACTCGCGGGGTTGCTGTTGCCGTACCGGGGCGCGGACGTCCGCGTGCTGGGGCTGGCGCGTGGCGGAGTGCGAGTGGCCTTCGAGGTGGCGCGCGCGCTGGAGGCACCCCTGGACATGTGGGTGGCGCGCCACCTGGGCAGTACCTCCCGAGCGCCCAACGTGGGCGCGGTGTCCGAGGGAGGTGGGCTCTACCTGGACCCGGAGGCCGCGCGGCTCTCGCTCGTCCCCGAGGTCGAGCTGCGAGCCCTGGCCACCGAGGAGCTCTCCGACGTCGAGCGCCATGCGCGGCAGCTCCGAGACCGCCCACCGCCCGAGGTGCGCGGCTGCACGGTGCTGCTCGTGGACGACGGCATGGTGACGGGCTCCACCCTCGCTGCCTCCATCCGCGCGCTGCGGCAGCTGGGGCCGCGCCGGATTGTCGCGGGCGTGGGCGTGGGGACGGCGCACGCGCTGGAGGTCATGCGGGCCGAGGCGGACGCGGTGCTGTGCGTGGAGGTCTCTCCGGGCCTGGGCTCGGTGGCCGAGGCCTATGACGACTTCCGCCCGGTGACGGACGTGGAGATGGAGCAACTGCTGGAGGTCGCGCGGCTACCGGCGCCGTCGCATGCGGTGCTGGACTCGACGGACCTGGGCGGTCGGTGGATGTGAGGAGGACCCATGCAGGTGGAAGCCGAGGGACGAGCGGAGGCGCCAGCGCGCTGGGAGCGCTTCACGCGCGGCTCCGACGTGGGGATCCGAGGCATCGGGCGCTCGGTGGAGCAGGCCTTCGAGATGGCCGCGCTCGCGCTCAGCTCGCTCGTGGAGGATCCGCGCCGGGTGCAGGCCCAGGAAGAGATTGAGATGGAGTGCGAGGCCCGCGCCACGGACCGGTTGCTCGCGGACTGGCTGCGCCACGTGGTGGGCGCCATGGCCTCGGGGCACGTGCGCTTCCACTGCTTCGTGGTGCGCATCGACGGGCCTCGGCTGTTCGGCCATGGCTACGGCGAGCGAGTGAAACCGACGCGCGAGCCTCGAGCGCCGCCGGTAACGGGCGCCACGCTGGCGGAGGTGTCGGTGCGCCAGGGCGCGGATGGACTGTGGACGGCCGAGTGTCTGGTCGAGCTTTGAATCGGAGCGCGGAGGCGAGGCCGGCACGCTCGGACGTGCGAGGAGGCGACGGACATGGCGACGCGGACGGTGTCCTTTTCGGCGCGGAGCGGCGCGCGGACGCAGGGCGCGTTGGAGCTGCCGCTCGGGCGGCCCGCGGCCAGCGCGGTGCTCGTCTCGTGCTTCGCGTGTCTGGGTGAGTCGCCGGGCCCGGCTCGGTTGGCGCACGCGCTGGTGTCCCGAGGCTTCGCGGTGCTCCGCCTGGACTTCACGGCTCGGGATGGAGCGGGCCATCCCGACACCGTGCCCAGCGTGGACGCGGTGGTGGACGCGGCGGCGTGGCTGAGCGCGGAGGGATTCCCACCGCCGCGTCTGCTGGTGGGCCACAGCCTGGGAGGCACGGCGGCGGCGGTCGCGGTGGCGCGGCTGCCCGAGGTGGCGGCGCTGGCCCTGGTGAACGCACCCGCGGGCGGCAGCGGCTTGCTCGCGCGACTCACGCCCTCGGAGCAGGCCGCGGGGGAGGGGGAGCTGCACCTGGGGCCCGGGCGATTGCGACTGGGGCACGGCTTCCT
Protein-coding regions in this window:
- a CDS encoding archease; the protein is MQVEAEGRAEAPARWERFTRGSDVGIRGIGRSVEQAFEMAALALSSLVEDPRRVQAQEEIEMECEARATDRLLADWLRHVVGAMASGHVRFHCFVVRIDGPRLFGHGYGERVKPTREPRAPPVTGATLAEVSVRQGADGLWTAECLVEL
- a CDS encoding phosphoribosyl transferase, whose product is MRFRDRADAGRRLAGLLLPYRGADVRVLGLARGGVRVAFEVARALEAPLDMWVARHLGSTSRAPNVGAVSEGGGLYLDPEAARLSLVPEVELRALATEELSDVERHARQLRDRPPPEVRGCTVLLVDDGMVTGSTLAASIRALRQLGPRRIVAGVGVGTAHALEVMRAEADAVLCVEVSPGLGSVAEAYDDFRPVTDVEMEQLLEVARLPAPSHAVLDSTDLGGRWM